The following proteins are encoded in a genomic region of Triticum dicoccoides isolate Atlit2015 ecotype Zavitan chromosome 1B, WEW_v2.0, whole genome shotgun sequence:
- the LOC119349987 gene encoding disease resistance protein RGA5-like, whose product MERFLVSAATGAMRSLLGKLGTMMGDEYKLLKDVRGNIEFLRDELEAMHAFLLMMADVEEPDPQAKLRSNAVRELSYEIEDKVDKFMLLVNHEPSSKTDGFMEFFDNTMKKITNIKTRHKIAKDVKDIRSQVTKVSERYVRYNIDKTSRHRNKKVDPRLCAVYKDASQLVGIKGPRNKLVKLLSYEESEFANEPKVISIVGSGGLGKTTLARQVYDKIGADFECRAFVSISRSPDVAKILSSILSQLHNREYALAGGGDPPLIIDEIRDFLANKRYFIIVDDIWDIPTWQTLDCALLKNSSGSVIMTTTRIHDVAQSCCSSHGNGIYNIQPLSDASSRKLFFKRIFGREKKCPASLREVSEDILKKCGGLPLAINAISSLLATGRTKEEWDRVRHSICFAQGKNSDIDAMAYILSLSYFDLPLHLRSCLLYLTMFPEDCRVKRVRLVHLWISEGFIHGEDGENLVELGETYFHELVNRSLIQPVDIKFGKALYCQVHDTVLDFLIYMSSEENFSTLLSNKAKLDCISTVRRVSLMGNEDPGIIEKLDFSHVRSLITFEPTQQLPSLVKSNALRVLDLEYCSQFGNHHVKDIGRLLQLRYLNIEGTSITELPKQVGNFKFLETLITPRYELFVVPESITRLKRLARLSVSEKTIFPDGIGNMKNLQMLRDINPFMQSLNFVEGLGNLINLRKLGIYWDTRDSDIRSSMKEKLAVSLCKLDDCKLCNLCITFCLGEEDGFIRDLCFRSLNSVRKIYLAHGEIRWITRWLISLPNLEKLCINSGDIEQRDVEMLASISTLVKFDLNADWEAPIIITGGFEQLQKFYVGVFNGLMFEEGTMPNLKELTLVVNLFWFKSSGSGFDFGIQHLSSLASLRVTMFFSKVSYEYVDAAEDAFNVMAKTHPNRPTLEISIYEE is encoded by the exons ATGGAAAGATTCTTGGTTAGTGCAGCCACGGGAGCGATGCGTTCCCTCCTAGGAAAGTTGGGCACTATGATGGGCGATGAGTACAAGCTGCTCAAAGATGTCCGTGGCAACATCGAGTTCCTCAGGGATGAACTCGAGGCGATGCACGCCTTCCTCCTGATGATGGCAGATGTGGAGGAACCTGATCCACAAGCCAAGCTTCGTTCTAATGCTGTCCGGGAGCTCTCCTATGAGATCGAAGACAAAGTCGATAAGTTCATGCTGCTTGTGAACCATGAGCCAAGTTCCAAGACCGATGGTTTCATGGAGTTTTTTGACAATACAATGAAGAAGATAACAAACATCAAGACACGCCATAAGATCGCCAAGGATGTCAAAGACATCAGGAGCCAAGTTACGAAGGTCAGTGAGAGATATGTGAG GTACAACATCGATAAGACCTCCAGGCATAGAAATAAAAAGGTTGACCCTCGACTTTGTGCGGTCTATAAAGATGCATCACAGCTTGTTGGCATCAAGGGCCCGAGAAATAAGCTTGTGAAGTTGTTAAGTTATGAGGAGAGCGAATTCGCCAACGAGCCAAAAGTTATCTCTATTGTTGGATCTGGGGGATTAGGGAAGACGACTCTAGCCAGACAGGTCTATGACAAGATTGGAGCGGATTTTGAGTGCCGAGCTTTTGTTTCAATTTCACGAAGTCCTGATGTGGCGAAGATCTTGAGTTCTATTCTATCTCAGCTGCACAACCGAGAATATGCTCTTGCAGGAGGAGGGGATCCACCGCTGATCATCGATGAGATTAGGGACTTCTTGGCCAATAAAAG GTACTTCATCATAGTTGATGATATATGGGATATTCCAACATGGCAAACTTTGGATTGTGCATTGCTCAAGAATAGTAGTGGAAGTGTTATAATGACCACAACGCGTATACATGATGTAGCTCAATCATGTTGCTCTTCTCATGGCAATGGAATCTACAACATCCAACCACTTAGTGATGCTAGCTCAAGGAAGTTGTTCTTCAAAAGAATATTTGGCCGTGAAAAGAAGTGCCCTGCTAGCTTGAGAGAAGTCTCAGAAGATATTCTAAAAAAATGTGGTGGTTTACCACTGGCTATCAATGCCATATCTAGCTTATTGGCTACTGGAAGAACAAAAGAAGAGTGGGATCGTGTGCGGCACTCTATTTGCTTTGCACAAGGCAAAAATTCTGACATTGATGCCATGGCTTACATATTATCGCTGAGCTACTTTGACCTCCCCCTTCATCTAAGAAGTTGCCTATTGTACTTGACTATGTTTCCGGAAGATTGTCGTGTTAAAAGGGTGCGTTTGGTTCATTTATGGATTTCTGAGGGTTTTATCCACGGCGAAGACGGAGAAAATCTTGTTGAATTAGGAGAGACATATTTCCATGAGCTTGTTAACAGAAGTTTAATACAACCTGTTGACATAAAGTTTGGTAAGGCATTATATTGCCAAGTCCATGACACCGTCCTTGATTTCCTCATTTATATGTCTTCTGAAGAGAACTTCTCTACTTTGTTAAGCAATAAAGCAAAGTTAGATTGCATTAGCACTGTTCGTCGAGTCTCTTTGATGGGAAATGAAGATCCAGGAATCATCGAGAAATTGGATTTCTCACATGTTCGATCACTCATTACCTTTGAGCCTACACAACAGTTGCCTTCCCTTGTTAAGTCAAATGCTCTGCGTGTACTGGACCTAGAATATTGTTCTCAATTTGGAAATCATCATGTCAAAGATATTGGAAGACTTCTTCAGCTGCGGTACTTGAACATCGAAGGAACATCTATAACGGAGCTTCCTAAACAAGTTGGAAACTTCAAATTTCTGGAGACTCTAATCACACCACGCTATGAATTATTTGTGGTGCCTGAATCAATTACTCGTCTAAAACGACTGGCACGCCTGTCTGTTTCAGAAAAAACTATATTTCCTGATGGGATTGGAAACATGAAGAACTTACAAATGCTTCGGGATATAAATCCCTTTATGCAATCACTGAACTTTGTAGAAGGGCTTGGCAATCTAATAAATCTAAGGAAGCTGGGAATTTATTGGGACACCAGGGACTCTGACATTCGAAGTTCTATGAAAGAGAAGTTAGCGGTGTCCCTCTGTAAACTGGATGATTGTAAGCTTTGCAACCTGTGCATTACATTTTGTTTGGGAGAAGAGGATGGCTTCATACGGGATTTGTGCTTCCGGAGCCTCAACAGTGTTCGTAAAATTTATCTTGCTCATGGAGAAATCCGTTGGATTACCAGGTGGCTAATTTCACTTCCTAATCTAGAAAAATTATGCATTAATAGTGGGGACATAGAGCAGCGGGATGTTGAGATGCTTGCAAGCATATCGACCCTGGTCAAATTTGATTTGAACGCTGACTGGGAAGCTCCGATCATCATCACTGGTGGATTTGAACAGTTACAGAAGTTTTACGTTGGTGTTTTTAATGGCTTGATGTTTGAAGAGGGCACTATGCCGAATCTCAAAGAGCTTACACTTGTTGTTAACCTATTTTGGTTCAAATCTTCCGGTAGTGGTTTCGATTTTGGCATCCAGCACCTATCCAGCCTTGCTAGCCTCCGTGTCACCATGTTTTTCTCTAAAGTAAGCTATGAGTACGTGGATGCTGCGGAGGATGCTTTCAATGTCATGGCCAAGACACACCCGAACCGCCCCACATTGGAAATTTCCATATATGAAGAGTAA
- the LOC119299463 gene encoding probable thionin-2.3: MVMMRGNNVTLTLILVVVGLLAMEQTQQVQASHCCCHLDSVLTYFDCRAKSDSTVSECCGVSAGYISDDAGYECKSGYIDIETALQAVNYCMLGCRTSLCNKLTASVAGGTDDAMERCTGGCHDLCTRNNAEVATARDV, from the exons ATGGTCATGATGAGAGGCAACAATGTGACCTTGACGTTAATACTCGTAGTTGTGGGTCTTCTTGCCATGGAGCAAACCCAGCAAGTGCAAGCATCCCATTGTTGTTGTCATCTAGACTCGGTCCTTACCTATTTTGACTGTCGTGCCAAATCTGATAGCACCGTCTCAGAGTGCTGCGGTGTTTCTGCTGGCTACATATCAGACGACGCTGGATATGAATGCAAGTCCGGTTATATAGATATAGAGACAGCACTGCAAG CCGTCAACTACTGCATGCTGGGGTGCAGGACTTCCTTGTGCAACAAATTAACCGCATCTG TTGCTGGAGGTAccgatgatgcaatggaacgatgcACCGGTGGATGCCACGATCTATGCACCAGGAATAACGCCGAAGTTGCAACAGCCCGTGATGTTTAA